A genomic segment from Pleurodeles waltl isolate 20211129_DDA chromosome 9, aPleWal1.hap1.20221129, whole genome shotgun sequence encodes:
- the CHRM1 gene encoding muscarinic acetylcholine receptor M1 isoform X1, whose product MCLRHMPFWIPRSPSGHWSSPRSEKDRLYPAGDIIRLRNSAYFWPLIPAQRRPVSRNSMWLLHQDGFLEHNLKSTWPPTMNVSVAPNATDPPDPLGGHAIWEVVLIVLTTGILSLVTIVGNLMVMMAFKVNSDLKTVNNYFLLSLACADLIIGALSMNLYTMYIIMGYWPLGSVFCDLYLALDYVASNASVMNLLVISFDRYFSITRPLTYRAKRTPKRAAIMIGMAWTISFVLWAPAILFWQYIQGERTVGPGKCYIQFLSEPTITFGTAIAAFYLPVTIMSILYWRIYRETENRTKELAALQGSDTANMVQPTMNSFRSTSSSDQSQAVETPAATLQRPRVCCFPNWKQSQLAQKTYHENSSNGSWNNTEEGGSADSLTSSEGEDQPFEMKSICSVVIKLPMINSVVRSPNSASSDGSSETLDKESPRQGRAILMNSSNNTCRNNTCDVPTGTTPKTSSARANKHPMKQKPLTLNSTAIKDRVAPKAQAPITKNQINKRKSISLIKEKKAAKTLSAILLAFIITWTPYNIMVLVSTFCQEECVPNTLWELGYWLCYVNSTVNPMCYALCNTSFRNTFKMLLLCHWDKRKWKTHKRSASCYRTPAH is encoded by the coding sequence GTGACATCATCAGGCTGAGGAACTCAGCTTATTTCTGGCCCCTAATTCCAGCCCAAAGAAGACCTGTGAGCCGGAACTCCATGTGGCTTTTACATCAGGATGGCTTCTTAGAACACAACCTCAAGAGCACCTGGCCTCCCACCATGAATGTTTCAGTTGCCCCAAATGCCACAGACCCACCAGATCCACTTGGAGGCCATGCCATCTGGGAGGTGGTCCTGATTGTTTTGACAACTGGTATTCTCTCCTTGGTCACCATTGTGGGTAACCTGATGGTGATGATGGCCTTTAAGGTCAACAGCGATTTGAAAACAGTGAACAACTACTTCCTGCTGAGCCTGGCCTGTGCTGATCTTATCATTGGAGCCCTTTCCATGAACCTCTACACTATGTATATTATCATGGGGTACTGGCCTTTGGGGAGTGTATTCTGTGACCTTTATCTTGCTTTGGACTATGTGGCCAGTAATGCCTCCGTCATGAACCTCTTGGTCATCAGTTTTGATCGTTACTTCTCTATCACACGGCCTCTTACTTACAGAGCAAAAAGGACTCCGAAGAGGGCGGCCATTATGATTGGTATGGCGTGGACCATCTCTTTTGTCTTGTGGGCACCTGCCATCTTGTTCTGGCAATACATCCAAGGAGAGCGAACAGTTGGCCCAGGAAAGTGTTACATTCAGTTCCTGTCAGAGCCCACCATTACATTTGGCACTGCCATTGCTGCATTCTACCTGCCAGTCACTATAATGTCGATACTTTACTGGAGGATCTACCGGGAAACTGAAAATCGTACCAAGGAGCTTGCAGCTCTACAGGGCTCGGACACAGCCAACATGGTTCAGCCAACCATGAACAGTTTTAGAAGTACAAGCAGCTCTGATCAGTCTCAGGCAGTGGAGACACCAGCCGCCACACTACAAAGGCCGAGGGTTTGCTGCTTTCCCAACTGGAAACAAAGCCAGTTGGCTCAGAAAACTTACCACGAGAACAGCAGCAATGGTAGCTGGAATAACACTGAAGAGGGTGGATCTGCtgactccttaacctcttcagAGGGAGAGGACCAGCCATTTGAAATGAAGAGCATCTGCTCAGTTGTAATCAAGTTGCCCATGATCAACTCAGTGGTGCGCTCACCCAATTCAGCCAGCTCCGACGGGTCTAGTGAAACTTTGGATAAAGAGAGCCCCAGGCAGGGTAGGGCCATATTGATGAATTCCTCCAacaacacatgcagaaacaatacctGTGATGTCCCAACGGGGACCACACCAAAAACCAGCAGTGCCAGGGCCAACAAACACCCAATGAAACAAAAGCCACTCACCTTGAACTCTACTGCTATAAAAGATAGGGTGGCACCCAAAGCACAGGCACCAATTACCAAAAACCAGATCAATAAACGAAAGAGCATCTCCCTGATCAAGGAAaagaaggcagccaaaaccctcaGTGCAATCCTGCTGGCCTTCATTATTACCTGGACCCCCTACAACATCATGGTACTTGTGTCCACTTTCTGTCAAGAAGAATGTGTGCCGAATACTCTCTGGGAGCTGGGCTACTGGCTCTGCTATGTTAACAGCACTGTCAACCCCATGTGTTATGCCCTTTGCAACACCTCCTTCCGCAACACCTTCAAGATGTTGCTTCTCTGCCATTGGGACAAGCGGAAATGGAAGACGCACAAGCGGTCAGCCTCCTGCTACAGGACCCCAGCACACTGA
- the CHRM1 gene encoding muscarinic acetylcholine receptor M1 isoform X2, producing the protein MWLLHQDGFLEHNLKSTWPPTMNVSVAPNATDPPDPLGGHAIWEVVLIVLTTGILSLVTIVGNLMVMMAFKVNSDLKTVNNYFLLSLACADLIIGALSMNLYTMYIIMGYWPLGSVFCDLYLALDYVASNASVMNLLVISFDRYFSITRPLTYRAKRTPKRAAIMIGMAWTISFVLWAPAILFWQYIQGERTVGPGKCYIQFLSEPTITFGTAIAAFYLPVTIMSILYWRIYRETENRTKELAALQGSDTANMVQPTMNSFRSTSSSDQSQAVETPAATLQRPRVCCFPNWKQSQLAQKTYHENSSNGSWNNTEEGGSADSLTSSEGEDQPFEMKSICSVVIKLPMINSVVRSPNSASSDGSSETLDKESPRQGRAILMNSSNNTCRNNTCDVPTGTTPKTSSARANKHPMKQKPLTLNSTAIKDRVAPKAQAPITKNQINKRKSISLIKEKKAAKTLSAILLAFIITWTPYNIMVLVSTFCQEECVPNTLWELGYWLCYVNSTVNPMCYALCNTSFRNTFKMLLLCHWDKRKWKTHKRSASCYRTPAH; encoded by the coding sequence ATGTGGCTTTTACATCAGGATGGCTTCTTAGAACACAACCTCAAGAGCACCTGGCCTCCCACCATGAATGTTTCAGTTGCCCCAAATGCCACAGACCCACCAGATCCACTTGGAGGCCATGCCATCTGGGAGGTGGTCCTGATTGTTTTGACAACTGGTATTCTCTCCTTGGTCACCATTGTGGGTAACCTGATGGTGATGATGGCCTTTAAGGTCAACAGCGATTTGAAAACAGTGAACAACTACTTCCTGCTGAGCCTGGCCTGTGCTGATCTTATCATTGGAGCCCTTTCCATGAACCTCTACACTATGTATATTATCATGGGGTACTGGCCTTTGGGGAGTGTATTCTGTGACCTTTATCTTGCTTTGGACTATGTGGCCAGTAATGCCTCCGTCATGAACCTCTTGGTCATCAGTTTTGATCGTTACTTCTCTATCACACGGCCTCTTACTTACAGAGCAAAAAGGACTCCGAAGAGGGCGGCCATTATGATTGGTATGGCGTGGACCATCTCTTTTGTCTTGTGGGCACCTGCCATCTTGTTCTGGCAATACATCCAAGGAGAGCGAACAGTTGGCCCAGGAAAGTGTTACATTCAGTTCCTGTCAGAGCCCACCATTACATTTGGCACTGCCATTGCTGCATTCTACCTGCCAGTCACTATAATGTCGATACTTTACTGGAGGATCTACCGGGAAACTGAAAATCGTACCAAGGAGCTTGCAGCTCTACAGGGCTCGGACACAGCCAACATGGTTCAGCCAACCATGAACAGTTTTAGAAGTACAAGCAGCTCTGATCAGTCTCAGGCAGTGGAGACACCAGCCGCCACACTACAAAGGCCGAGGGTTTGCTGCTTTCCCAACTGGAAACAAAGCCAGTTGGCTCAGAAAACTTACCACGAGAACAGCAGCAATGGTAGCTGGAATAACACTGAAGAGGGTGGATCTGCtgactccttaacctcttcagAGGGAGAGGACCAGCCATTTGAAATGAAGAGCATCTGCTCAGTTGTAATCAAGTTGCCCATGATCAACTCAGTGGTGCGCTCACCCAATTCAGCCAGCTCCGACGGGTCTAGTGAAACTTTGGATAAAGAGAGCCCCAGGCAGGGTAGGGCCATATTGATGAATTCCTCCAacaacacatgcagaaacaatacctGTGATGTCCCAACGGGGACCACACCAAAAACCAGCAGTGCCAGGGCCAACAAACACCCAATGAAACAAAAGCCACTCACCTTGAACTCTACTGCTATAAAAGATAGGGTGGCACCCAAAGCACAGGCACCAATTACCAAAAACCAGATCAATAAACGAAAGAGCATCTCCCTGATCAAGGAAaagaaggcagccaaaaccctcaGTGCAATCCTGCTGGCCTTCATTATTACCTGGACCCCCTACAACATCATGGTACTTGTGTCCACTTTCTGTCAAGAAGAATGTGTGCCGAATACTCTCTGGGAGCTGGGCTACTGGCTCTGCTATGTTAACAGCACTGTCAACCCCATGTGTTATGCCCTTTGCAACACCTCCTTCCGCAACACCTTCAAGATGTTGCTTCTCTGCCATTGGGACAAGCGGAAATGGAAGACGCACAAGCGGTCAGCCTCCTGCTACAGGACCCCAGCACACTGA